The proteins below are encoded in one region of Maribacter aestuarii:
- the tilS gene encoding tRNA lysidine(34) synthetase TilS — translation MGSKFPELFEKRFLLACSGGLDSVVLTHLCHESQLDFALAHCNFGLRGEESDLDEKFVSELAEKIKKPFFLTHLDTLGYVNKHKVSVQMAARELRYAWFKKILKENNIPILVTAHHADDDLETFLINLSRGTGIDGLVGIPSKTDFLCRPLLPFSREQILEYAKSNNLEWREDKSNNDTKYLRNKIRLEIIPALKELHPTFLDNYKNTQSFLRQTSKIADHRLQEIKKKLFVKESNFTRIAIDKLKELEPLSAYLYGLLNEFGFTEWDNIADLLDAMSGKYVLSDTHKLLKDRSFLLLSERQFDDSTQQHFSININQEIVAEPLEMKFTVVDNWDNNTDAIIYVAKKALKYPLVIRKWKNGDYFYPLGLQGKKKLSKFFKDEKIDVFSKKDQWLLCSGEDIVWVIGRRADERFKVKEDTKEILRIEATL, via the coding sequence ATGGGGTCAAAATTCCCAGAGCTATTTGAAAAAAGGTTTCTTTTGGCTTGTAGTGGTGGATTGGATAGTGTAGTCCTTACCCATCTTTGCCATGAAAGCCAGCTGGATTTTGCATTGGCGCACTGCAACTTTGGTTTACGTGGAGAGGAGAGCGATTTAGACGAAAAATTTGTATCGGAATTGGCAGAAAAAATAAAAAAACCTTTTTTTCTTACCCACTTGGATACCTTAGGTTATGTGAACAAGCACAAAGTATCAGTACAGATGGCTGCGCGGGAACTACGATACGCTTGGTTCAAAAAAATTCTAAAAGAGAATAATATACCGATATTGGTTACGGCACATCATGCCGATGATGATTTGGAGACTTTTCTAATCAACCTATCTAGGGGTACGGGTATTGATGGTTTGGTGGGAATCCCCTCAAAGACGGACTTTTTATGCAGGCCGCTTTTGCCATTTTCAAGGGAACAAATCTTGGAGTATGCTAAAAGTAATAATTTGGAATGGCGAGAAGACAAATCAAATAATGATACCAAATACCTACGTAATAAAATCCGTCTAGAAATCATCCCGGCACTGAAAGAATTGCATCCAACTTTTCTGGATAACTACAAGAATACACAGTCCTTTTTGAGACAAACCTCCAAAATTGCTGATCATCGCTTACAGGAAATTAAAAAGAAACTTTTTGTAAAAGAGAGTAACTTTACCCGGATAGCAATAGATAAACTAAAAGAGTTAGAGCCACTATCGGCCTATCTCTATGGTCTTCTTAACGAATTCGGTTTTACGGAATGGGACAACATTGCTGATTTATTAGATGCCATGAGTGGTAAGTATGTGCTGTCCGACACCCATAAATTGTTAAAGGATAGAAGCTTTTTATTATTGTCTGAAAGACAATTTGATGATTCAACACAGCAGCATTTTTCAATCAACATCAATCAAGAAATTGTAGCGGAACCTTTAGAAATGAAGTTTACCGTTGTAGATAATTGGGATAATAATACCGATGCTATAATTTATGTAGCTAAAAAAGCGTTAAAATACCCATTGGTGATAAGGAAATGGAAGAATGGCGACTATTTTTATCCTTTAGGTTTACAGGGAAAGAAAAAACTGTCCAAATTTTTCAAGGATGAAAAGATTGATGTCTTCTCAAAAAAGGATCAATGGCTTTTATGTTCTGGTGAGGACATCGTTTGGGTCATTGGGCGAAGAGCGGATGAACGTTTTAAAGTGAAAGAGGACACCAAAGAAATTTTAAGAATTGAAGCAACCCTATGA